A window from Pseudoliparis swirei isolate HS2019 ecotype Mariana Trench chromosome 17, NWPU_hadal_v1, whole genome shotgun sequence encodes these proteins:
- the LOC130207344 gene encoding GTP-binding protein 2-like yields the protein MDERVSELFGSGNGHCSGSQGVASNVKPGNGFGVAPQKACVNNNKKARFSRNFKPSNNTPYVLPPEAEEGNIEYKLKLVNTTQYRFEHLATQMKWRLQEGRGEAVYQIGVEDNGMLAGLSEEDLRTSLNTLHKLAEKVGAEITVLREREVDDDSDVPRKIAEVLIRKVPDDQQFLDLRVAVLGNVDAGKSTLLGVLTQGELDNGRGRTRLNLFRHLHEIQTGRTSSISFEILGFNSKGEVVNYSDSRTAEDICESASKMITFIDLAGHHKYLKTTIFGLTSYCPDFAMLVVSANTGIAGTTREHLGLAMALKVPIFIVISKVDLCTRATVQRTVRQLERVLKQPGCNKVPMVVSGADDAVTAAQQFAQSPNITPIFTLSSVSGESLDLLKVFFNILPPLSSSKEQEELMQQLTEFQVDEIFTVPEVGTVVGGTLYSGICREGDDLVVGPTDSSHFHKLTIESIQRNRSGCRVLKAGQAATLALGNFDRSLLRKGMVIVSPEMDPTICWMFEAEIVLLFHAKTFHKGFQVTVHIGNVRQTATVEAVYEKEELRTGEKAVVLFKFIKHPEYLKVGAKVLFRESVTKGIGHVTKLQPIAQNRLSHSEDDEA from the exons ATGGATGAGCGGGTATCGGAGTTATTTGGCTCAGGAAATGGACACTGCTCTGGATCTCAAGGTGTCGCGTCCAACGTCAAGCCGGGGAATGGCTTCGGGGTGGCCCCCCAAAAAGCGTGCGTGAATAACAACAAGAAGGCTCGGTTCTCCCGCAACTTCAAACCGAGCAACAACACTCCGTATGTACTACCACCGGAG GCTGAAGAGGGAAACATAGAGTACAAG CTGAAGCTGGTAAACACCACGCAATACCGCTTTGAGCACCTGGCCACACAAATGAAATGGCGACTACAGGAGGGTCGAGGCGAAGCTGTCTATCAAATAGGGGTCGAGGACAATGGGATGCTGGCGGGACTTTCAGAGGAAGATCTGAGGACTTCACTGAATACGCTCCATAAGCTGGCAGAGAA GGTTGGCGCCGAAATCACTGTTCTCCGAGAAAGAGAGGTGGACGATGACTCTGATGTACCTCGAAAGATTGCTGAAGTTCTCATTCGCAAAGTGCCAGATGACCAGCAG TTCTTGGACCTGCGAGTAGCTGTTCTGGGTAATGTGGACGCCGGCAAGTCCACTCTGTTGGGGGTTTTGACACAGGGTGAGCTGGACAATGGACGGGGAAGAACACGGCTCAACCTCTTCAGGCACCTGCACGAGATCCAGACCGGACGCACCTCCAGCATCAGCTTCGAGATCCTCGGCTTCAACAGCAAAGGAGAG GTTGTGAATTACAGCGACTCGCGGACAGCAGAGGATATTTGTGAGAGTGCCTCTAAAATGATCACATTCATTGATCTGGCGGGTCACCACAAGTACCTTAAGACCACCATCTTTGGCCTCACCAGCTACTGCCCGGATTTCGCTATGCTGGTCGTCAGTGCAAATACTGGCATTG CTGGAACGACACGGGAGCATCTCGGACTGGCCATGGCCCTGAAGGTGCCCATCTTCATCGTCATCAGTAAGGTGGACCTCTGTACGCGCGCCACCGTGCAGCGCACTGTGCGGCAGCTGGAGCGTGTCCTCAAGCAGCCGGGCTGCAACAAGGTGCCCATGGTTGTTAGCGGTGCAGACGATGCCGTCACAGCAGCGCAGCAGTTCGCCCAGTCGCCCAA CATCACGCCCATCTTCACCTTGTCCAGTGTGTCTGGCGAGAGTCTCGACTTGCTCAAGGTCTTCTTCaacatcctccctcctctcagcagcagcaaggagcaggaggagctcaTGCAACAGCTGACTGAGTTTCAG GTGGATGAGATCTTCACGGTGCCAGAGGTGGGGACGGTGGTGGGGGGGACTCTGTACAG TGGTATTTGCCGTGAGGGGGATGATCTTGTAGTAGGGCCCACAGACTCGAGCCATTTCCACAAGTTGACCATTGAGAGCATCCAAAGGAACCGCTCGGGATGCAGGGTCCTCAAAGCCGGCCAGGCTGCCACACTCGCCCTGGGAAACTTTGACCGATCACTGCTACGCAAG GGCATGGTGATAGTGAGTCCAGAAATGGATCCTACCATCTGCTGGATGTTTGAGGCTGAGATTGTGCTGCTCTTCCATGCCAAGACGTTCCACAAGGGCTTCCAGGTTACTGTGCACATTGGCAATGTGAGACAGACCGCCACTGTGGAAGCTGTATACGAAAAG gaggagctgaggacagGGGAGAAAGCAGTGGTTCTCTTCAAGTTCATCAAGCACCCAGAATACCTGAAGGTGGGAGCTAAGGTGCTCTTCAGAGAGAGCGTGACGAAAGGTATCGGCCACGTCACCAAGTTGCAGCCCATCGCCCAGAACCGGCTGTCCCACAGCGAGGACGACGAAGCCTAA
- the polh gene encoding DNA polymerase eta isoform X3, translating to MEYGKERVVALVDMDCFYVQVEQRLNPALRNTPCVVAQYKTWKGGSIIAVSYEARAHGVTRNMWVDDAKTLCPDLQVARVRESHGKADLTHYRDASVEVIEVMSRFAVIERASIDEAYMDLTTAIQQRLKNMADKRIEPCMLKATYIQGYPQTSPEQEASAEDAALDKATEELRSRGLRQWLASVDVPPSGEQSAAELQLTVGALIIEEMRAAMEKDTGFRCSAGISHNKVLSKLACGLNKPNRQTVLPMDSVTELFSSLPISKIRNLGGKLGASIAETLGIENMGDLTRFPQAQLGQHFGEKTAQWLYDLCRGMEFEAVKPRQLPKSIGCSKTFSGKSSLASKEQVQYWLHQLALELEERLTKDREANGRVAKSLTVGVHQLGDRRPNSFSRCCALVRYEATKLSDDSFAIIKSLNAAGNQQAAWTPPLTLLHLSASKFSDAPSAGGIVGFLSSDVTSTQSLLSTTQPSSLPPSDLKNDSACKQPGTIQAFFQKAAEKQTQKVTKDVDEDDYDIESTAISPASSSRNTSVTDSQLVADTTCPISSPTLISYTKSGTASPRSGISFFFHKKNIDRSSQAPASGHNPGAEEMGDADDTVGAVSGLQSKHKQSLCEELKDELGIDPEINRHPTRVAREDLLNCERCGQEVLVWEMPEHNDYHFAVDLQNSLSSSTGPAPVSSSTVSSPSDGSPTPLRAQSSRGKTKSGGQSRPRPKKHRAQGGSTGTLDSFFKRN from the exons ATGGAGTACGGAAAGGAGAGAGTGGTGGCGTTAGTAGACATGGACTGCTTCTACGTCCAGGTGGAACAGAGACTCAATCCAGCTCTGAGGAACACGCCCTGTGTGGTGGCCCAGTACAAGACGTGGAAAGGAGGCAG TATCATAGCTGTGAGCTACGAGGCCAGGGCCCACGGTGTCACCAGGAACATGTGGGTGGACGATGCAAAGACACTTTGCCCAGATCTCCAGGTGGCACGAGTGCGTGAGTCTCATGGCAAGGCAGACCTGACGCA TTATAGGGATGCGAGTGTGGAGGTAATTGAGGTGATGTCTCGCTTCGCTGTGATTGAGAGAGCCAGCATTGATGAGGCTTACATGGATCTGACCACTGCGATCCAGCAGCGGCTGAAAAACATGGCAGACAAACGAATTGAGCCTTGCATGTTGAAGGCGACCTACATCCAGGGGTACCCACAAACTTCACCTGAACAGGAAGCCTCTGCAGAGGATGCTGCCTTGGATAAAG CAACAGAGGAGCTGCGGTCCAGAGGTCTCCGGCAGTGGCTGGCATCCGTCGATGTCCCTCCATCAGGGGAACAGAGCGCTGCAGAACTGCAGCTAACCGTGGGGGCACTCATCATCGAGGAAATGAGAGCAGCCATGGAAAAAGACACAGGTTTCCGCTGTTCAGCAGGAATATCGCACAATAAG GTCTTGTCTAAATTAGCTTGTGGCCTGAACAAACCGAACCGACAAACTGTTCTCCCGATGGACTCTGTGACAGAACTTTTCAGCTCTCTACCCATCAGCAAGAT CCGTAACCTCGGGGGTAAGCTGGGCGCCTCCATTGCAGAAACTCTGGGAATAGAAAATATGGGAGATCTGACCCGCTTCCCTCAGGCTCAACTGGGTCAGCACTTTGGAGAAAAGACGGC CCAGTGGCTGTATGACTTGTGTCGGGGGATGGAATTTGAAGCGGTGAAACCCAGACAGCTTCCTAAGTCCATCGGCTGCAGTAAAACCTTCTCTGGGAAGTCATCGCTGGCTTCGAAAGAGCAG GTCCAGTATTGGCTTCATCAACTGGCCCTTGAGCTGGAAGAGAGGCTTACCAAGGACAGAGAAGCG aaTGGTCGAGTGGCTAAGTCGCTGACTGTGGGTGTCCATCAGCTCGGGGACAGGAGGCCGAACAGCTTCTCTCGTTGTTGTGCTTTAGTGCGCTACGAAGCGACCAAACTCTCTGATGACAGCTTTGCCATTATCAAGAGTCTCAACGCAGCAGGAAACCAGCAGGCAGCATG GACTCCACCCCTCACCCTGCTGCACCTTTCGGCGAGCAAATTCAGTGACGCTCCGTCAGCAGGGGGCATTGTGGGCTTTCTTTCCAGCGATGTCACGTCGACCCAGAGTCTTCTCTCAACCACTCAGCCCTCCAGCCTGCCACCCTCTGACCTGAAAAATGACTCGGCATGCAAACAGCCTGGCACCATCCAGGCCTTCTTTCAAAAGGCAGCtgagaaacaaacacagaaaGTTACAAAAGATGTCGACGAGGACGACTACGATATTGAGTCCACGGCGATTTCCCCGGCTTCCTCCTCTCGGAACACCTCTGTTACTGACAGCCAGTTAGTGGCCGATACCACTTGTCCCATTTCTTCTCCTACACTTATTTCTTACACTAAAAGTGGTACAGCCAGCCCCCGTTCtggcatttccttttttttccacaaGAAGAATATTGATAGAAGCTCACAGGCCCCGGCCTCGGGACATAACCCTGGTGCTGAAGAAATGGGAGACGCAGACGACACTGTTGGTGCTGTGTCAGGACTACAGTCTAAACATAAGCAGTCACTATGTGAAGAGTTAAAGGATGAACTGGGTATTGATCCAGAAATAAATCGCCATCCTACTCGTGTGGCCAGAGAAGACCTGTTAAACTGTGAGCGCTGTGGCCAGGAAGTGTTAGTCTGGGAGATGCCTGAACACAATGACTATCACTTTGCCGTGGACCTCCAGAATTCACTCTCTTCATCCACAGGTCCAGCACCCGTCTCTTCCTCCACTGTTTCGTCTCCTTCCGATGGTTCTCCAACTCCTCTGAGAGCTCAGTCCTCACGCGGGAAGACGAAATCCGGAGGCCAGTCAAGACCGCGACCGAAAAAGCATCGCGCCCAGGGTGGAAGCACGGGCACTCTGGATTCTTTTTTCAAGAGGAACTGA
- the polh gene encoding DNA polymerase eta isoform X1, whose translation MEYGKERVVALVDMDCFYVQVEQRLNPALRNTPCVVAQYKTWKGGSIIAVSYEARAHGVTRNMWVDDAKTLCPDLQVARVRESHGKADLTHYRDASVEVIEVMSRFAVIERASIDEAYMDLTTAIQQRLKNMADKRIEPCMLKATYIQGYPQTSPEQEASAEDAALDKGCFPLTATEELRSRGLRQWLASVDVPPSGEQSAAELQLTVGALIIEEMRAAMEKDTGFRCSAGISHNKVLSKLACGLNKPNRQTVLPMDSVTELFSSLPISKIRNLGGKLGASIAETLGIENMGDLTRFPQAQLGQHFGEKTAQWLYDLCRGMEFEAVKPRQLPKSIGCSKTFSGKSSLASKEQVQYWLHQLALELEERLTKDREANGRVAKSLTVGVHQLGDRRPNSFSRCCALVRYEATKLSDDSFAIIKSLNAAGNQQAAWTPPLTLLHLSASKFSDAPSAGGIVGFLSSDVTSTQSLLSTTQPSSLPPSDLKNDSACKQPGTIQAFFQKAAEKQTQKVTKDVDEDDYDIESTAISPASSSRNTSVTDSQLVADTTCPISSPTLISYTKSGTASPRSGISFFFHKKNIDRSSQAPASGHNPGAEEMGDADDTVGAVSGLQSKHKQSLCEELKDELGIDPEINRHPTRVAREDLLNCERCGQEVLVWEMPEHNDYHFAVDLQNSLSSSTGPAPVSSSTVSSPSDGSPTPLRAQSSRGKTKSGGQSRPRPKKHRAQGGSTGTLDSFFKRN comes from the exons ATGGAGTACGGAAAGGAGAGAGTGGTGGCGTTAGTAGACATGGACTGCTTCTACGTCCAGGTGGAACAGAGACTCAATCCAGCTCTGAGGAACACGCCCTGTGTGGTGGCCCAGTACAAGACGTGGAAAGGAGGCAG TATCATAGCTGTGAGCTACGAGGCCAGGGCCCACGGTGTCACCAGGAACATGTGGGTGGACGATGCAAAGACACTTTGCCCAGATCTCCAGGTGGCACGAGTGCGTGAGTCTCATGGCAAGGCAGACCTGACGCA TTATAGGGATGCGAGTGTGGAGGTAATTGAGGTGATGTCTCGCTTCGCTGTGATTGAGAGAGCCAGCATTGATGAGGCTTACATGGATCTGACCACTGCGATCCAGCAGCGGCTGAAAAACATGGCAGACAAACGAATTGAGCCTTGCATGTTGAAGGCGACCTACATCCAGGGGTACCCACAAACTTCACCTGAACAGGAAGCCTCTGCAGAGGATGCTGCCTTGGATAAAG GATGTTTCCCCTTAACAGCAACAGAGGAGCTGCGGTCCAGAGGTCTCCGGCAGTGGCTGGCATCCGTCGATGTCCCTCCATCAGGGGAACAGAGCGCTGCAGAACTGCAGCTAACCGTGGGGGCACTCATCATCGAGGAAATGAGAGCAGCCATGGAAAAAGACACAGGTTTCCGCTGTTCAGCAGGAATATCGCACAATAAG GTCTTGTCTAAATTAGCTTGTGGCCTGAACAAACCGAACCGACAAACTGTTCTCCCGATGGACTCTGTGACAGAACTTTTCAGCTCTCTACCCATCAGCAAGAT CCGTAACCTCGGGGGTAAGCTGGGCGCCTCCATTGCAGAAACTCTGGGAATAGAAAATATGGGAGATCTGACCCGCTTCCCTCAGGCTCAACTGGGTCAGCACTTTGGAGAAAAGACGGC CCAGTGGCTGTATGACTTGTGTCGGGGGATGGAATTTGAAGCGGTGAAACCCAGACAGCTTCCTAAGTCCATCGGCTGCAGTAAAACCTTCTCTGGGAAGTCATCGCTGGCTTCGAAAGAGCAG GTCCAGTATTGGCTTCATCAACTGGCCCTTGAGCTGGAAGAGAGGCTTACCAAGGACAGAGAAGCG aaTGGTCGAGTGGCTAAGTCGCTGACTGTGGGTGTCCATCAGCTCGGGGACAGGAGGCCGAACAGCTTCTCTCGTTGTTGTGCTTTAGTGCGCTACGAAGCGACCAAACTCTCTGATGACAGCTTTGCCATTATCAAGAGTCTCAACGCAGCAGGAAACCAGCAGGCAGCATG GACTCCACCCCTCACCCTGCTGCACCTTTCGGCGAGCAAATTCAGTGACGCTCCGTCAGCAGGGGGCATTGTGGGCTTTCTTTCCAGCGATGTCACGTCGACCCAGAGTCTTCTCTCAACCACTCAGCCCTCCAGCCTGCCACCCTCTGACCTGAAAAATGACTCGGCATGCAAACAGCCTGGCACCATCCAGGCCTTCTTTCAAAAGGCAGCtgagaaacaaacacagaaaGTTACAAAAGATGTCGACGAGGACGACTACGATATTGAGTCCACGGCGATTTCCCCGGCTTCCTCCTCTCGGAACACCTCTGTTACTGACAGCCAGTTAGTGGCCGATACCACTTGTCCCATTTCTTCTCCTACACTTATTTCTTACACTAAAAGTGGTACAGCCAGCCCCCGTTCtggcatttccttttttttccacaaGAAGAATATTGATAGAAGCTCACAGGCCCCGGCCTCGGGACATAACCCTGGTGCTGAAGAAATGGGAGACGCAGACGACACTGTTGGTGCTGTGTCAGGACTACAGTCTAAACATAAGCAGTCACTATGTGAAGAGTTAAAGGATGAACTGGGTATTGATCCAGAAATAAATCGCCATCCTACTCGTGTGGCCAGAGAAGACCTGTTAAACTGTGAGCGCTGTGGCCAGGAAGTGTTAGTCTGGGAGATGCCTGAACACAATGACTATCACTTTGCCGTGGACCTCCAGAATTCACTCTCTTCATCCACAGGTCCAGCACCCGTCTCTTCCTCCACTGTTTCGTCTCCTTCCGATGGTTCTCCAACTCCTCTGAGAGCTCAGTCCTCACGCGGGAAGACGAAATCCGGAGGCCAGTCAAGACCGCGACCGAAAAAGCATCGCGCCCAGGGTGGAAGCACGGGCACTCTGGATTCTTTTTTCAAGAGGAACTGA
- the polh gene encoding DNA polymerase eta isoform X4: MWVDDAKTLCPDLQVARVRESHGKADLTHYRDASVEVIEVMSRFAVIERASIDEAYMDLTTAIQQRLKNMADKRIEPCMLKATYIQGYPQTSPEQEASAEDAALDKGCFPLTATEELRSRGLRQWLASVDVPPSGEQSAAELQLTVGALIIEEMRAAMEKDTGFRCSAGISHNKVLSKLACGLNKPNRQTVLPMDSVTELFSSLPISKIRNLGGKLGASIAETLGIENMGDLTRFPQAQLGQHFGEKTAQWLYDLCRGMEFEAVKPRQLPKSIGCSKTFSGKSSLASKEQVQYWLHQLALELEERLTKDREANGRVAKSLTVGVHQLGDRRPNSFSRCCALVRYEATKLSDDSFAIIKSLNAAGNQQAAWTPPLTLLHLSASKFSDAPSAGGIVGFLSSDVTSTQSLLSTTQPSSLPPSDLKNDSACKQPGTIQAFFQKAAEKQTQKVTKDVDEDDYDIESTAISPASSSRNTSVTDSQLVADTTCPISSPTLISYTKSGTASPRSGISFFFHKKNIDRSSQAPASGHNPGAEEMGDADDTVGAVSGLQSKHKQSLCEELKDELGIDPEINRHPTRVAREDLLNCERCGQEVLVWEMPEHNDYHFAVDLQNSLSSSTGPAPVSSSTVSSPSDGSPTPLRAQSSRGKTKSGGQSRPRPKKHRAQGGSTGTLDSFFKRN, translated from the exons ATGTGGGTGGACGATGCAAAGACACTTTGCCCAGATCTCCAGGTGGCACGAGTGCGTGAGTCTCATGGCAAGGCAGACCTGACGCA TTATAGGGATGCGAGTGTGGAGGTAATTGAGGTGATGTCTCGCTTCGCTGTGATTGAGAGAGCCAGCATTGATGAGGCTTACATGGATCTGACCACTGCGATCCAGCAGCGGCTGAAAAACATGGCAGACAAACGAATTGAGCCTTGCATGTTGAAGGCGACCTACATCCAGGGGTACCCACAAACTTCACCTGAACAGGAAGCCTCTGCAGAGGATGCTGCCTTGGATAAAG GATGTTTCCCCTTAACAGCAACAGAGGAGCTGCGGTCCAGAGGTCTCCGGCAGTGGCTGGCATCCGTCGATGTCCCTCCATCAGGGGAACAGAGCGCTGCAGAACTGCAGCTAACCGTGGGGGCACTCATCATCGAGGAAATGAGAGCAGCCATGGAAAAAGACACAGGTTTCCGCTGTTCAGCAGGAATATCGCACAATAAG GTCTTGTCTAAATTAGCTTGTGGCCTGAACAAACCGAACCGACAAACTGTTCTCCCGATGGACTCTGTGACAGAACTTTTCAGCTCTCTACCCATCAGCAAGAT CCGTAACCTCGGGGGTAAGCTGGGCGCCTCCATTGCAGAAACTCTGGGAATAGAAAATATGGGAGATCTGACCCGCTTCCCTCAGGCTCAACTGGGTCAGCACTTTGGAGAAAAGACGGC CCAGTGGCTGTATGACTTGTGTCGGGGGATGGAATTTGAAGCGGTGAAACCCAGACAGCTTCCTAAGTCCATCGGCTGCAGTAAAACCTTCTCTGGGAAGTCATCGCTGGCTTCGAAAGAGCAG GTCCAGTATTGGCTTCATCAACTGGCCCTTGAGCTGGAAGAGAGGCTTACCAAGGACAGAGAAGCG aaTGGTCGAGTGGCTAAGTCGCTGACTGTGGGTGTCCATCAGCTCGGGGACAGGAGGCCGAACAGCTTCTCTCGTTGTTGTGCTTTAGTGCGCTACGAAGCGACCAAACTCTCTGATGACAGCTTTGCCATTATCAAGAGTCTCAACGCAGCAGGAAACCAGCAGGCAGCATG GACTCCACCCCTCACCCTGCTGCACCTTTCGGCGAGCAAATTCAGTGACGCTCCGTCAGCAGGGGGCATTGTGGGCTTTCTTTCCAGCGATGTCACGTCGACCCAGAGTCTTCTCTCAACCACTCAGCCCTCCAGCCTGCCACCCTCTGACCTGAAAAATGACTCGGCATGCAAACAGCCTGGCACCATCCAGGCCTTCTTTCAAAAGGCAGCtgagaaacaaacacagaaaGTTACAAAAGATGTCGACGAGGACGACTACGATATTGAGTCCACGGCGATTTCCCCGGCTTCCTCCTCTCGGAACACCTCTGTTACTGACAGCCAGTTAGTGGCCGATACCACTTGTCCCATTTCTTCTCCTACACTTATTTCTTACACTAAAAGTGGTACAGCCAGCCCCCGTTCtggcatttccttttttttccacaaGAAGAATATTGATAGAAGCTCACAGGCCCCGGCCTCGGGACATAACCCTGGTGCTGAAGAAATGGGAGACGCAGACGACACTGTTGGTGCTGTGTCAGGACTACAGTCTAAACATAAGCAGTCACTATGTGAAGAGTTAAAGGATGAACTGGGTATTGATCCAGAAATAAATCGCCATCCTACTCGTGTGGCCAGAGAAGACCTGTTAAACTGTGAGCGCTGTGGCCAGGAAGTGTTAGTCTGGGAGATGCCTGAACACAATGACTATCACTTTGCCGTGGACCTCCAGAATTCACTCTCTTCATCCACAGGTCCAGCACCCGTCTCTTCCTCCACTGTTTCGTCTCCTTCCGATGGTTCTCCAACTCCTCTGAGAGCTCAGTCCTCACGCGGGAAGACGAAATCCGGAGGCCAGTCAAGACCGCGACCGAAAAAGCATCGCGCCCAGGGTGGAAGCACGGGCACTCTGGATTCTTTTTTCAAGAGGAACTGA
- the polh gene encoding DNA polymerase eta isoform X2, whose protein sequence is MEYGKERVVALVDMDCFYVQVEQRLNPALRNTPCVVAQYKTWKGGSIIAVSYEARAHGVTRNMWVDDAKTLCPDLQVARVRESHGKADLTQDASVEVIEVMSRFAVIERASIDEAYMDLTTAIQQRLKNMADKRIEPCMLKATYIQGYPQTSPEQEASAEDAALDKGCFPLTATEELRSRGLRQWLASVDVPPSGEQSAAELQLTVGALIIEEMRAAMEKDTGFRCSAGISHNKVLSKLACGLNKPNRQTVLPMDSVTELFSSLPISKIRNLGGKLGASIAETLGIENMGDLTRFPQAQLGQHFGEKTAQWLYDLCRGMEFEAVKPRQLPKSIGCSKTFSGKSSLASKEQVQYWLHQLALELEERLTKDREANGRVAKSLTVGVHQLGDRRPNSFSRCCALVRYEATKLSDDSFAIIKSLNAAGNQQAAWTPPLTLLHLSASKFSDAPSAGGIVGFLSSDVTSTQSLLSTTQPSSLPPSDLKNDSACKQPGTIQAFFQKAAEKQTQKVTKDVDEDDYDIESTAISPASSSRNTSVTDSQLVADTTCPISSPTLISYTKSGTASPRSGISFFFHKKNIDRSSQAPASGHNPGAEEMGDADDTVGAVSGLQSKHKQSLCEELKDELGIDPEINRHPTRVAREDLLNCERCGQEVLVWEMPEHNDYHFAVDLQNSLSSSTGPAPVSSSTVSSPSDGSPTPLRAQSSRGKTKSGGQSRPRPKKHRAQGGSTGTLDSFFKRN, encoded by the exons ATGGAGTACGGAAAGGAGAGAGTGGTGGCGTTAGTAGACATGGACTGCTTCTACGTCCAGGTGGAACAGAGACTCAATCCAGCTCTGAGGAACACGCCCTGTGTGGTGGCCCAGTACAAGACGTGGAAAGGAGGCAG TATCATAGCTGTGAGCTACGAGGCCAGGGCCCACGGTGTCACCAGGAACATGTGGGTGGACGATGCAAAGACACTTTGCCCAGATCTCCAGGTGGCACGAGTGCGTGAGTCTCATGGCAAGGCAGACCTGACGCA GGATGCGAGTGTGGAGGTAATTGAGGTGATGTCTCGCTTCGCTGTGATTGAGAGAGCCAGCATTGATGAGGCTTACATGGATCTGACCACTGCGATCCAGCAGCGGCTGAAAAACATGGCAGACAAACGAATTGAGCCTTGCATGTTGAAGGCGACCTACATCCAGGGGTACCCACAAACTTCACCTGAACAGGAAGCCTCTGCAGAGGATGCTGCCTTGGATAAAG GATGTTTCCCCTTAACAGCAACAGAGGAGCTGCGGTCCAGAGGTCTCCGGCAGTGGCTGGCATCCGTCGATGTCCCTCCATCAGGGGAACAGAGCGCTGCAGAACTGCAGCTAACCGTGGGGGCACTCATCATCGAGGAAATGAGAGCAGCCATGGAAAAAGACACAGGTTTCCGCTGTTCAGCAGGAATATCGCACAATAAG GTCTTGTCTAAATTAGCTTGTGGCCTGAACAAACCGAACCGACAAACTGTTCTCCCGATGGACTCTGTGACAGAACTTTTCAGCTCTCTACCCATCAGCAAGAT CCGTAACCTCGGGGGTAAGCTGGGCGCCTCCATTGCAGAAACTCTGGGAATAGAAAATATGGGAGATCTGACCCGCTTCCCTCAGGCTCAACTGGGTCAGCACTTTGGAGAAAAGACGGC CCAGTGGCTGTATGACTTGTGTCGGGGGATGGAATTTGAAGCGGTGAAACCCAGACAGCTTCCTAAGTCCATCGGCTGCAGTAAAACCTTCTCTGGGAAGTCATCGCTGGCTTCGAAAGAGCAG GTCCAGTATTGGCTTCATCAACTGGCCCTTGAGCTGGAAGAGAGGCTTACCAAGGACAGAGAAGCG aaTGGTCGAGTGGCTAAGTCGCTGACTGTGGGTGTCCATCAGCTCGGGGACAGGAGGCCGAACAGCTTCTCTCGTTGTTGTGCTTTAGTGCGCTACGAAGCGACCAAACTCTCTGATGACAGCTTTGCCATTATCAAGAGTCTCAACGCAGCAGGAAACCAGCAGGCAGCATG GACTCCACCCCTCACCCTGCTGCACCTTTCGGCGAGCAAATTCAGTGACGCTCCGTCAGCAGGGGGCATTGTGGGCTTTCTTTCCAGCGATGTCACGTCGACCCAGAGTCTTCTCTCAACCACTCAGCCCTCCAGCCTGCCACCCTCTGACCTGAAAAATGACTCGGCATGCAAACAGCCTGGCACCATCCAGGCCTTCTTTCAAAAGGCAGCtgagaaacaaacacagaaaGTTACAAAAGATGTCGACGAGGACGACTACGATATTGAGTCCACGGCGATTTCCCCGGCTTCCTCCTCTCGGAACACCTCTGTTACTGACAGCCAGTTAGTGGCCGATACCACTTGTCCCATTTCTTCTCCTACACTTATTTCTTACACTAAAAGTGGTACAGCCAGCCCCCGTTCtggcatttccttttttttccacaaGAAGAATATTGATAGAAGCTCACAGGCCCCGGCCTCGGGACATAACCCTGGTGCTGAAGAAATGGGAGACGCAGACGACACTGTTGGTGCTGTGTCAGGACTACAGTCTAAACATAAGCAGTCACTATGTGAAGAGTTAAAGGATGAACTGGGTATTGATCCAGAAATAAATCGCCATCCTACTCGTGTGGCCAGAGAAGACCTGTTAAACTGTGAGCGCTGTGGCCAGGAAGTGTTAGTCTGGGAGATGCCTGAACACAATGACTATCACTTTGCCGTGGACCTCCAGAATTCACTCTCTTCATCCACAGGTCCAGCACCCGTCTCTTCCTCCACTGTTTCGTCTCCTTCCGATGGTTCTCCAACTCCTCTGAGAGCTCAGTCCTCACGCGGGAAGACGAAATCCGGAGGCCAGTCAAGACCGCGACCGAAAAAGCATCGCGCCCAGGGTGGAAGCACGGGCACTCTGGATTCTTTTTTCAAGAGGAACTGA